Proteins from a genomic interval of Procambarus clarkii isolate CNS0578487 chromosome 45, FALCON_Pclarkii_2.0, whole genome shotgun sequence:
- the LOC123769786 gene encoding calpain-A isoform X1 yields the protein MGCGASHSNASLSHDEARTPVNDSGAAPLTVTEEAMEKPKTGEEGVFELPQSDFVDGRLGVTEAKAIEELRSNLAADEHYCDEDFPADNSSLFFSHRVDGDIEWKRPYELHDDPQVFVDGVGRKDVVQGALGDCWFLSACAAVARTPKLIQRVVPPDQVLVGEGYTGLVVCRFWRFGEWVLVCVDDRLPTKEGHLIFASSSSPQEFWVALVEKAYAKLHGSYEALEGGQSMDALVDLTGGLAERYDMEDTPDKDKLYKLLLKSSKNGAFITASMKKNDPRQFVMLHDGDWRLAYKTNDHGLVEGHAYTVSGVATISHEHLGLVRLVRVRNPWASGAEWNGDWSDSDENWDGVPVSQLNKLGRAQLEDGEFWMSFKDFCGHFEEVSICTIGPDFDNDGTIDHVGQVQAIKGEWAEGSSAGGSRNDFDKFATNPQYLLTLTDPDMEEDGESKCSVLVAMMQEHRRSNKQQAVKELQIGFVVYKTSHPERRLSSDYFQHNYEEGNSGVYINFREVLCRMELEPGEYVIIPATFLPDCPGYFMVRVYSPNSFQLKKIP from the exons ATGGGGTGCGGGGCGAGTCACTCCAACGCCTCCCTCAGCCATGACGAGGCTAGGACACCCGTTAATGACTCCGGCGCCGCACCTTTG ACGGTGACGGAGGAGGCGATGGAGAAGCCCAAGACCGGGGAGGAAGGCGTCTTCGAGCTGCCGCAGTCCGACTTCGTCGACGGGCGTCTGGGCGTCACT GAGGCGAAGGCCATAGAGGAGCTGAGGAGCAACCTGGCGGCGGACGAGCACTACTGCGACGAGGACTTCCCTGCAGATAActcctcgctcttcttctcccATCGTGTCGACGGCGACATTGAGTGGAAGAGACCCTAC GAGCTGCACGACGACCCTCAGGTGTTCGTTGACGGCGTCGGCAGGAAGGACGTGGTGCAGGGCGCCCTCGGGGACTGCTGGTTCCTCTCTGCGTGTGCCGCCGTCGCCAGGACGCCCAAGCTTATACAgagg gtggtgccCCCAGACCAGGTTCTGGTCGGGGAGGGGTACACAGGGCTGGTCGTGTGCCGGTTCTGGAGGTTCGGGGAGTGGGTGCTGGTGTGCGTCGACGACAGACTCCCCACCAAAGAAGGCCATCTCATCTTCGCCAGCAGTTCCAGTCCCCAAGAGTTCTGGGTCGCCCTCGTAGAGAAGGCCTACGCCAA GCTCCACGGGTCGTACGAGGCGCTGGAAGGGGGTCAGAGTATGGACGCTCTAGTCGACCTGACTGGCGGCCTGGCTGAGAGGTACGACATGGAAGACACCCCCGACAAGGACAAACTCTACAAGCTCCTGCTCAAATCTTCCAAAAATGGAGCGTTTATCACTGCTTCCATGAAG AAGAACGACCCCAGGCAGTTTGTCATGCTTCACGAC GGTGACTGGCGACTGGCCTACAAGACCAACGACCACGGCCTGGTGGAGGGCCACGCCTACACCGTGTCCGGCGTGGCTACCATCAGCCACGAACACCTGGGACTGGTGCGCCTCGTCCGTGTCAGAAACCCCTGGGCCAGCGGCGCTGAGTGGAATGGTGACTGGTCTGACAG CGACGAGAACTGGGATGGGGTGCCCGTGTCCCAGCTTAACAAGCTGGGTCGGGCCCAGCTTGAAGACGGGGAGTTCTGGATGAGCTTCAAGGACTTTTGCGGCCATTTCGAAGAGGTGTCGATCTGCACCATCGGCCCGGACTTCGATAACGATGGAACCATTGACCACGTTGGTCAG GTTCAGGCCATTAAGGGAGAGTGGGCGGAGGGGTCGAGCGCTGGCGGCAGCCGGAACGACTTCGACAAGTTCGCCACCAACCCGCAGTACCTGCTGACTCTTACTGACCCTG atATGGAGGAAGACGGAGAGAGTAAGTGCAGCGTGCTGGTGGCTATGATGCAGGAACACCGCCGCTCAAACAAGCAACAGGCCGTCAAGGAGCTCCAGATTGGTTTTGTAGTCTACAAG ACGAGTCATCCGGAGCGGCGCCTGTCGTCAGATTACTTCCAGCACAACTATGAGGAAGGCAACTCCGGCGTCTACATCAATTTCCGCGAGGTGTTGTGCCGCATGGAGCTCGAACCCGGCGAGTACGTCATCATCCCCGCCACCTTCCTGCCCGACTGCCCAGGATACTTCATGGTCAGGGTGTACTCGCCCAACAGCTTCCAGCTCAAGAAGATACCATGA
- the LOC123769786 gene encoding calpain-A isoform X2, protein MGCGASHSNASLSHDEARTPVNDSGAAPLTVTEEAMEKPKTGEEGVFELPQSDFVDGRLGVTEAKAIEELRSNLAADEHYCDEDFPADNSSLFFSHRVDGDIEWKRPYELHDDPQVFVDGVGRKDVVQGALGDCWFLSACAAVARTPKLIQRVVPPDQVLVGEGYTGLVVCRFWRFGEWVLVCVDDRLPTKEGHLIFASSSSPQEFWVALVEKAYAKLHGSYEALEGGQSMDALVDLTGGLAERYDMEDTPDKDKLYKLLLKSSKNGAFITASMKGDWRLAYKTNDHGLVEGHAYTVSGVATISHEHLGLVRLVRVRNPWASGAEWNGDWSDSDENWDGVPVSQLNKLGRAQLEDGEFWMSFKDFCGHFEEVSICTIGPDFDNDGTIDHVGQVQAIKGEWAEGSSAGGSRNDFDKFATNPQYLLTLTDPDMEEDGESKCSVLVAMMQEHRRSNKQQAVKELQIGFVVYKTSHPERRLSSDYFQHNYEEGNSGVYINFREVLCRMELEPGEYVIIPATFLPDCPGYFMVRVYSPNSFQLKKIP, encoded by the exons ATGGGGTGCGGGGCGAGTCACTCCAACGCCTCCCTCAGCCATGACGAGGCTAGGACACCCGTTAATGACTCCGGCGCCGCACCTTTG ACGGTGACGGAGGAGGCGATGGAGAAGCCCAAGACCGGGGAGGAAGGCGTCTTCGAGCTGCCGCAGTCCGACTTCGTCGACGGGCGTCTGGGCGTCACT GAGGCGAAGGCCATAGAGGAGCTGAGGAGCAACCTGGCGGCGGACGAGCACTACTGCGACGAGGACTTCCCTGCAGATAActcctcgctcttcttctcccATCGTGTCGACGGCGACATTGAGTGGAAGAGACCCTAC GAGCTGCACGACGACCCTCAGGTGTTCGTTGACGGCGTCGGCAGGAAGGACGTGGTGCAGGGCGCCCTCGGGGACTGCTGGTTCCTCTCTGCGTGTGCCGCCGTCGCCAGGACGCCCAAGCTTATACAgagg gtggtgccCCCAGACCAGGTTCTGGTCGGGGAGGGGTACACAGGGCTGGTCGTGTGCCGGTTCTGGAGGTTCGGGGAGTGGGTGCTGGTGTGCGTCGACGACAGACTCCCCACCAAAGAAGGCCATCTCATCTTCGCCAGCAGTTCCAGTCCCCAAGAGTTCTGGGTCGCCCTCGTAGAGAAGGCCTACGCCAA GCTCCACGGGTCGTACGAGGCGCTGGAAGGGGGTCAGAGTATGGACGCTCTAGTCGACCTGACTGGCGGCCTGGCTGAGAGGTACGACATGGAAGACACCCCCGACAAGGACAAACTCTACAAGCTCCTGCTCAAATCTTCCAAAAATGGAGCGTTTATCACTGCTTCCATGAAG GGTGACTGGCGACTGGCCTACAAGACCAACGACCACGGCCTGGTGGAGGGCCACGCCTACACCGTGTCCGGCGTGGCTACCATCAGCCACGAACACCTGGGACTGGTGCGCCTCGTCCGTGTCAGAAACCCCTGGGCCAGCGGCGCTGAGTGGAATGGTGACTGGTCTGACAG CGACGAGAACTGGGATGGGGTGCCCGTGTCCCAGCTTAACAAGCTGGGTCGGGCCCAGCTTGAAGACGGGGAGTTCTGGATGAGCTTCAAGGACTTTTGCGGCCATTTCGAAGAGGTGTCGATCTGCACCATCGGCCCGGACTTCGATAACGATGGAACCATTGACCACGTTGGTCAG GTTCAGGCCATTAAGGGAGAGTGGGCGGAGGGGTCGAGCGCTGGCGGCAGCCGGAACGACTTCGACAAGTTCGCCACCAACCCGCAGTACCTGCTGACTCTTACTGACCCTG atATGGAGGAAGACGGAGAGAGTAAGTGCAGCGTGCTGGTGGCTATGATGCAGGAACACCGCCGCTCAAACAAGCAACAGGCCGTCAAGGAGCTCCAGATTGGTTTTGTAGTCTACAAG ACGAGTCATCCGGAGCGGCGCCTGTCGTCAGATTACTTCCAGCACAACTATGAGGAAGGCAACTCCGGCGTCTACATCAATTTCCGCGAGGTGTTGTGCCGCATGGAGCTCGAACCCGGCGAGTACGTCATCATCCCCGCCACCTTCCTGCCCGACTGCCCAGGATACTTCATGGTCAGGGTGTACTCGCCCAACAGCTTCCAGCTCAAGAAGATACCATGA